DNA sequence from the Malus domestica chromosome 06, GDT2T_hap1 genome:
ttctTTTACCtttattgtactttacttatgctctgatatcaCGAGTGGaatgggttcattcctgctcacaTGCGCACTCTTACATTTAGGCATTTTAGGTTTacatttactcacattttccatatcactacactttatagcTTCATCACCTTTCTGGTGTTGGCTAGCataactcgattcggagtccaagtggacatcCTGAGTCAGGGTATGTCACTTCATGTAAGTATTCTTCAATTGTAATTACTATCTTACACATTAAAGTATCATGGTTATTATTTCAatgttattattaatattttatgttATATTACACAGGCGATGATGATGGAGAAGAGGCAGTTGGTTCTTCAGGAATTGGCCTCCCAACTTTCTCCCGAAACTCCAATCGAGTATGTGGATCCCCTCGAGGATGCGAGGTTTCAAATCCTTACAAATACCTTGGATTAGACTCTCGAGCGGAGGCTGGGGACGTATTGTAGGGGGATAGGGAAGCAGGAACCTAGAGCCTCTTCATCCTCCCAGTCGAAGGGCGAGGTGACAGCTTTGACAGAAGAGGTAACCGGCCTTAAGAGTGAGCTTGCCTCGTATAAGAGCCAGATGTCACTGATCGTAAAGGCCCTCAGTGAGTCCGGCATTCGTCTCATAGATATTCGTATCTCGTCGATGTCCAAGTCCCTCCAACCCGAGTATGCCTAGAACTCCGCCCCTTTGACCTTTGAACCCGTCCTTATCCTCGAGGTCTTCTTGTCCCAATATTTCCAGCCGCCTGCGAACGACGACCCCCTTAGATTATTCCACCTTCTTTTCTTAGCTTTTAACTCCCTTACTTTTTAAACTTTTTCCTTGTACATAcatttgctttttattttcaataaattatttttctcttcattacatttttttattgcaatttaatttcattattttattgcAAAATTAAAActagaacaaaaaaataaatttaaaaaatatatattttattatttgctCGACGAATATCTTCGTCTTGCATAATTTTTTTCGACTAATCCATTTTCATCATGCAAGAATAACATGTTGTCGCGCAAAGTTCTTAGAGATGAACATTAGTCATCCCATGTATGTAtcttgtcacatcccagcccgggtcCACCACTTCCCAGGCCTATTCCACCAccttagcacgatattgtccgctttgggcatACCattccttcacggttttgtttttgggaactcacgagcaacttcccagtgggtcacccatcctgagagTGCTCAGGCCttctactcgcttaacttcggagttcctacggaacccgaagccagtgagctcccaaaaggcctcgtgctaggtaaggatgagaatatacatttaaggatcactccccagggcgatgtgggatgttacaatccaccccccttaggggcccgacgtcctcatcagcacacttccgaccagggattggctctgataccatttgtcacatcccggcccgggtccaccacattcccggcccgttccaccaccgtaacacgatattgttcgctttgggcttaacattccttcacggttttgtttttgggaactcacgagcaacttcccagtgggtcacccatcctaggagtgtTCTAGCCTcctactcacttaacttcggagttcctacggaacccaaagccagtgagctcccaaaagacctcgtgctaggtagggatgagaatatacatttaaggatatCCGCCACTAAAATAGATCAACACAACCAAGGATCGCAAAGTGAATTTGTCACAAAAAACGGCAGCATGCAATGACTCCTTCATATGAAGCCATCACAAACACGAGATCACCACAATCGCCGAAGCGACACAAACAAATCGTTGAAGCAACACAAAAGCTACTAAGCTAACCTGGTTTAAGCACTACAAGCaaagtatatgaaaaaaaataaaaactaagcTAATTAAAGCCAATAACTTTTCCACAACAAAGTCTCAAGTACAAATGTGGCATGAGGCAAGCATAGCAGGGATATATAGGTCGGGTGTGGGTTAACAACAAATAGAGGCTTGGGTGGCAAAGAAGTTGCATGCCAAGGACACTGTCGTTACCGCACCACGAACCCATAACCTACATAAATAGTTAGCACCAGAAGCCGTCAAGGGTATCCGCCAACTAGAAGTGGAAGATGACGTTTTAGAACACCAATGTCGCGTGGGTCATAGCTTGACAAAGGGAACAAAGAGTGGAGCGAAATGAAGGAATGCATGCCAAAGCCATTAACGGCACCACAATGATATCGTTGCCCACCACCATCATAAGACGAAAAATACCAACGGACCGAACTCTAGCCTCCAAGGGTAAGGCCTAGGAACCCCAACTACTTGAGAGGGAGTTGCAATGACTTTAAAATTGCAAATGGTACCGACACGAATACTCAAACAACCACCATTGTGAAACACAAACAACACACTCAATAGTTTAGAACCAACAAAATTAGGCCAAAATCATTAAGATACATCATCGCATGATGGAACAAAACTAGAAAGAGATGTTGGATAAGCTATTACAGAAGAGAAAAAGGGAGGCAAGGTAAGGCGTGAGGCAAGTCAGCGAGATGTGTGAGATGAGAGGGAAGAAAAGAAGGGGTGGATGGGGAAGGAAGACGATAAagggagaagagaagaaaaaaaaaggtggttGTCGCTGACTTCAAGCCATAGCATAGGGTCAACGACAGTGATATTTTGAATCTAAGGTTTTTCTTTGAGGAGGAAAGAGGGATGTAACTCGGAGATAGAgaattggtaaaaaaaaaatatctgttTTAAAAGGCCCATAAAGATAAAGAGCAGAAAACACGTGAGACTCATTCTGGTTTCTTAACCTTGCAAACTTTTTTGTTGTCGACCCTAACATTTCGCTTGGGTGCCAGTGGTTGTACTTGTCCAAGTTTCTTGTTCTCATATTCCCCTCTTTCTCCtgatcattttctttctttttcatttttccccTAAGATTTTTCTCCGTTTCCTTGAGCTTTGTCTCAAAATTTCCCATGAGTTTGGCTTACTTTTGGACTTCATGTCCCTTATGTCCACCTCTCCCTTTCTTCTGGCCGTTCTTTTCCAAACCCAAAACTCCATCTCCCCTCACTTTTTCCCTCTGCCTCCATTCCCCATAAACCATCCCACCCCATCCTTTGCTCTGATCTGTAGACTCTGGTCGAATATGGTTGCCAGCTTTATTTCTCTCCCTCACTGTCCCCCTCCCCCCAAACGGCTTGCTGGATTTCCATCAAAGCCAAGTGTAATTCGGCTTCGGCCAAAGTAAGGGTATTTTACATACCCTCTTAGCCTCACCTTTTATCCATATGTTActgtgtttgtatatatttgctgGGATTCGTGAATGGGATTTGGATATGGTGACTATCTTTTAGTTATGTGTCTTTGGTGAAGAAATCTAGATGTGGTGTGCTTCTTGTTGTTGGTTTGGTACTTTTGTGCGGCGATGTCTTGTTCGTTTTCACCACAAGGTCATTTTCTCTAGTGTTGCTGTTTCGATAGCTACTGGCAAGACTTTTGTGGCGGTGATGCCGGGAAACGCTGTTTTCTACGGTTAGAAATTAGGGATTTGGGTTTCCGGTTTAGTTTATTTAATTGGACTGGGCTTTTATGTATATGTTTCCCCCCAATGTATTTGGgttattttgttttcctttgaGTTGGCTTATAACCTAGTATCGGATTAATGCATTTATCTATTCAgaccaacaaaaaaaagaagcaagCCATAAAGATGTTTTACACGCTCCCCTTTTtcagaatttttagaaattttccttttctttgtacTTGTTATTGGACTTAACTGGCCACTTAGTTTTAATTGCATTCAAGCCTTTCCCTTCCAATCACTCAAGCCAATTTCGAGTTCTTGTCAAGTAATCTCTTTTATCTTGAGTGATATATTGCTTGTAACATATATTACTCGAGAGGGTGGTGAAGAgtgtgagtttttttttctcaaaatgtTTCGAACTATAGGAATTAGGCAAAACAAAGGTTTTGATTCAACTAAAACTATAGTGTCAATAAAGTGTTTGGACAAGTACAAAgatgacaaaaaaaattttaaaaaaaatggcctccagaaaatgacatttttacgagaatttcaattaatttgtGAGTAATATTATGTATACACATATAATTGATCGTATTAATGATAGTCTCGACCCACTTCTACTAGGATGGTGATAAGTCTTATTTTCAAGGTAGGTTGAAAtgagaaattaaaaatttgtgGAGCACTTGAAGATAATAGATGGACTACTCAATAAgaaaaattattcattcaaatcCTGCCCAAATGAGAGGATTAGAAGGAAAACGTTTCCTTCATATCTAATTATAATATTCTCCTAATccctcaaaattaaaaattattctCCTCTATCTTCAAAAACTGTAAAATTCAGATGATTATTCATTCCAATCCAATCTTCTAAGGCTGCAGCACAAATATTCTGTATAAGAGAGTGTAAAATTCAAAGGATGTGCACTCTTGTTGGGCTTTTCATTGGGCTCGATGGAGGTCAGCCCTCACCAACAATGCAATGTGAAAATAGGCCGGGCCCAGAAACTAAAAGTCCAATCTAATCCAACATAAACACAAAGCGACGTCGCTTAGTAGAGCCAGAAACCTCCTTCTCTTTCCGTTCGGAGAGCAGAGCAGCTTCCTCAACCTCAACGAGCAATTCACACACCAAGGTAAtcgcattttttatttattcaaagtTACGATTTTTAAATTGGGAAGTAAAATGAAATTGGGGAGTCCTTTGTTCGGCTGATTAGGGCATAAATTTCAATTAGGGTTCGATGGATGTGTTTGGGTACTGTGAATATTGGGATTGAATCAATTTTAGGAACGGAATTCAATctttttgcaaatttagttgGGAAGTTGGAGCCTTTGGAATTGGAAATTAAAGGTTTCAATCCATAATTCTGAAATTTGATTGCTTTATTAACTGAAACTGAAATTTACCTCTAAATTGTGATTCAATCCATATTTCTGAAATTTGATTGCTTTATTAACTGAAACTGAAGTTTACCTCTAAATGTGATCAAAGAAACTGAAATTTTACCCATTAAAACTGAAATTTTATCAGTGAATTGGAGTTAGGGTTAGGAAACATATGGGTTTTAAGCAGACAGGTTGATATTGCACTTGCAGATGAATTGAAAGGTGTATGTTGTGTTTCTTGTTATGAAAGTAAGAATACCTTTTCGGTTTCGATAAAGATAACTGTGGAGTCTCTCATGTTCTGCATTCTGTTGTTCTTAGGTTTGTAAACTTGAAAAAAAGAATAATGGATGaaagtttttttcaattttatactGAAGTGATCCCTGGTTCATTATATTGTGATGCAGAAATATTTGCATCAGCTGTACTTCTATTATCCCGTTTATCTTGCGGGAAGTTCTAAATGTGAATGTTACGAAGAAACAGACATTTAAATAGCCTGATTTCTGTTTATCAGATTCGCCTTTGAAGAGTGTTAGAGTGGTCTGAGATGGATGCATCACAGAACACAACTGGAATCGGTGGGAGTGGCGGAAACGGAACATTGGTCCCTCAAACCAATGATACAACTGGATCGGCAGTGGTTGATGATCCAAAGCAAAACCTGAATCAGGTCATTAACTCTATTCAGAAAACTTTAGGCCTCATTCACCAGCTCTACCTCACAGTGTCTTCGTTCAATGCCACGTCTCAGCTTCCCCTCCTCCAACGCCTGTAATTTCTCTGTCCGAGCTTATTCAATGTTTATTCAAACCTTTTTTTCTCAATatattttattgtttcttgGTGACCTTCTCACATTGGATTTGACCTATTAGAAATGCCCTTGTTATGGAGCTTGACAACATGGCTAAGCTGTCAGAAAAATGCAATATCCAGGTTCCTATGGAAGTTTTTAAGTGAGGCTTCTCCTGTCATTTGCTTTTAACAACGGACAATTCCTTTTCTGTGGAGAAGTTCTGACTTTTGACTTATTTGTTTTGCCTAGTTTGATCGATGACGGGAAGAATCCTGATGAATTCACGAGGGATGTCATTAATAGCTGCATTGCTAAGAATCAGATCACTAAAGGAAAAACCGATACCTTCAAGGTAGGTTTTGCCGCGTGAAAATTATTGTTTAGTTCCATTTTGGTGTTTGAAGTTTGTCATGATTCAACATACTATCCACATTTTGTCAGAGTTTACGCAAACATCTTCTGGAGGAACTTGAACAGGCATTTCCAGATGAAGTTGAATCTTACAGAGACATACGTGCTGCATCTGCTGCTGTAAGATACTTTGAATTCGCCCAGAAATATCTTCGTAAATGTCCTTTGCTTAAGCATATTGTTTTTGTCTAAGTTAAGTGAAGATAGTCTTCAATGGACCCTTTCATCCCTTTGGTCATTCGTCCATATCAAACAACCTTTCTCTGAAGGTTTACCTATTTTCAATTAAATCTGCTACCGATGTGTTAACAAAAACTCGGCAGAAGCCAGCTTGTTTTGTTGATATTTCATTCTCATTCTCTGAGAAAACCGGAGCCTTCTTTGGAAGCATCCATATTACCATCTccgtgtgtttttttttttggtctctTTGGGTGTGTTTAATTATCATCCTCATATGGTTTAAACTCTTTTTATATGATACAGGAAACAAAACGGCTTGCACAAGCACAGAGCACACTACCAAATGGAGATGTGAAGGTCAAGCCGGAGCTTTAAGTGTATGATAAGTTTATGTATCATGTTCTTACCGTCTACATTTTGGCATGCTTTTAATTACTGTTCAACTTTTCATAACTCTAGTGATAAAGATCATTTGTGTCTACACCTATTTGCCTGAGACTTTGTCAATTTACATTGTAATATAGTAACGAAGTTTGTAAAAATCATGTTATTGTGTCGTCTTGTTTATCTTTTGTGAAGTTTACTCGTTTGGGTGCATGATGTTACTTAATTCCAAATTAGACAGGAGAATGTGCTGGTCTTTTGAGAATTGAGTACAATTTAAATAGTTGTCTGTTGGTTAGGTTAGGTTCAGGCTTTCAACTGGCAACAAACTAATGAGATACAGTCCAATTTGGTTCGGTTTAGGTCTATAACTAAAAAGTCCGTTTAGTTACTGATTTGGTATTTAAAGTGGATATGTTTTGGAAGAAGTTTGTCGCTCAATTGGTCAACAGCATCCATCTTTGTACCTGAGATTTCGAGTTTGAATCCTCCATCTCTAGCATCGCTTGTATAAGAAACTAATTGGACTTGCTTAACATTTATACCGTCAAATATAAAGTTTGAGCCTAAATTCAGAAGGGTTTATGATTTGGGCCTTCAAATTAATCAGCTATACTGCACTCCTCAATTTTGGAAACCaaaaaatccaacaaaataATCTGGTAATGAAAACTTGGGAAAATGATTttggtcggattcttttctTGGGATCCTAAGGATCTCGTAATTGTGACTGTTCATTGTAAATTGTgcaattagaaattattttaaaattttaaattttaaattaaatatgaataatacctaacaaaaactgatcgcacaatgtacgataaacgatcATGATTATAGAAAGTCCTTTGGAaaaggatccgaagaggatcatTTTCTGAAAACTTGCCcacaaaccaaacaaaatttggaaattaaaataaaagtcCAAACTGACACATTGGGACTGGTAGTTTTTTTAAACAACAATATTGCCAAATGTTTTGCCAGTAATCTGTCTTCAGCAGCACCTGCCTCTCTCAGATGTTTCATTggaccatttatataaaaatcaaattcgAAACTTAATCCGTCGTGATGTGTATGTCTGAGTTTGAAGTTTGCAAAGTTTGAAAGtatattcacacacacacacacacatatatatatatatatatatatatatatatatatctcttatttttaattacgccttttagaatttgattttaatcTCATTTTACTCTCTGTAACTCAAAAGTTCTTACTTTATTTCTTGAAACTCAAGTTTGCTTCACTTTGTCCCCTAGAACTCTTGATTCCATTTTATCCCTTGGAACTCGATTTTGATCCTATTTTGCCCCTTGAAACTTGAAAGTCGTCTGTATAACACTCAAATTCTCCACATTGCCTtagattttttaatttcttatgtggaTTTGATTTCGGTGCACTAGtctaatcaattttttttttttcatctcttcaatttaaaaaaaaaaaaaacttaatatgaTCTGATGTTGGATGTTAATGCATAATggagatttataatcaaatttattgtACATGTGGCATAGTCTTATTGGGTGTTCGGTTCCACATATGTTTCCAGAGACGGCCTATAAGTtttagggagaagagagaatccACAAGTCAAAGTGgaacgaattttgagttttaaggagTAAAATTGTGACTTTTGAATTATAGGGAGCAAAGTGAGATTAAAGTGGAGTTTCATGAGGCATCgctaaaaataaatgtgtgtgtgtgtgtgtgtgtgtgtgttggggGCGGAGTGGTGGCACCATATTTCTTCCACAAGTTTTGACACAAGTTATAGGCAATTAGATTCATACGTTTTCAATGGTTGCGATGGAATGTTATTtgtcaatttaatttttaatttaaataattatgATCCAACccatatataaattaattatctAGGACTTATGTCAAAATTTATGGAAAAAATGTAGTGCCACGAATCCAactcatatatattatatattaaaaataaaatagagacCCCCACCCAAATATTATGGTTTTATTTTCTACGTTGTGTAGTTCGCAAAGAATCTTGTTTGCTCAATCAATGTCAGGCCAGCTACTTCGTTtgtagagattttttagtgtgactaGTACACAGGGTAGTATATTACATGTCAttaaacaaatagtgggatatgtgtgcAAAAAAGTTAAtagcttaaaaaataa
Encoded proteins:
- the LOC103409622 gene encoding mediator of RNA polymerase II transcription subunit 10b-like, whose translation is MDASQNTTGIGGSGGNGTLVPQTNDTTGSAVVDDPKQNLNQVINSIQKTLGLIHQLYLTVSSFNATSQLPLLQRLNALVMELDNMAKLSEKCNIQVPMEVFNLIDDGKNPDEFTRDVINSCIAKNQITKGKTDTFKSLRKHLLEELEQAFPDEVESYRDIRAASAAETKRLAQAQSTLPNGDVKVKPEL